agaggtcacaatttgggcccaatcttaatgaaacttggtcagaatattaccctcaataaagtcttggacgagttcgatattgggtcatctggggtcaaaaactaggtcaccaggtcaaatcaaagaaaaagcttgttaacactgtagaggccagaatTAACATAAGTGTGTATAATCCAGTTGTTTCTCACGATACTGATTAGAGGACGATGACAGTCACTTGTCGAATAAGAACTTATACGGAGTCCCTGAACACTGGAAAAGTGAAACTAACACTGTTACTTATTGTTGAAAACTGGAGTCAAACATATGGCATACACGTAaccattatttcataaaacatgcACTGCAACATCATATGTATGTAATTCAATATAAAgtcatataaaatatgtattcatttattataaacatatcgCATACATTTACAATCACGTCGTATCTCGGTAGCATTTGAAGCGCGTCCAAACAACTTTGATGTCATTCAATACAGCACTGCGAAAGCTGTTCATACGCAAACTATAAATAAATGGATTGATCAAAGAGTTAATGTTCATTATTCTTCTAATAATATCCATGGTTTCAGCTGACACGTTTACTTCACTTATGGTTGCTattattctaaaaagaaaaactGGCATTATTGTTAAATTTAACACAAGGATTACTAAGATAAATGTTTGAGTTGCATAACGATTTCTTTCTTTTTGGAACTGTGCAACATTCACTACTGAGAGTGAGTTCTGTATTGTTGAAGAGCTTGTACCCGGCTGGACCCTATTTACATTCTTCATTTTGATAATACTTAATACGGTAGCAATATTCGtgcatagcaaaaacaaaattatcagtACTGAGCAACTTAGTATATACGTAGACTTGTAGTCATTGTTGCCACTAACGGTCACCAGCGTGCAAAATTCCTCTGGATTGAAACCAAAGCGAATGGCTACAACGCCGACTGAAGATGCCACCGAAACGGTACACATGACTAAGTTACTCAAAATCATCAATGATATTGTATGTTTCTGCCATATTGTAACTTGTTGGTTTACCTTCCTAACAAGAATATACCTCTGTATGCTTATTAAACAACAGTTACCGGCTGAACTCGTCATTGAGATCGGATATAGAAAACCTCCAGTTAAACAAATGAAGTAATATATAGAGGGATGTAGATGGGAAAAGAAAGAACTGAAATTGAAAACAGTAATCGCTATTCCTGAAAGTAGGTCTGTTAGACAGAGGAAGATAAGCTGCTGCCAAAATCCAGTCCCACTGACGAACTTCCTATGTCTTATCAGGCACGAAAGTGCAAAAATGTTTATGATGGTGATCACGCATCCCAGAGCAAAGGAAATGTGTGTGAATGCTTTATCAGAGTCTAAGTCAGAACTGTTGGTTTCATTTCCAAATACATTAGACTTGAATCCGTTCGTTTCACTGTGTCCACTTAGTGTCATGTCTTGATGTAATAGCTGAAACAGTCAAAATATGAATTGAAATTACTTTTATAGTATTGACAAgttatcaaacaaacaaaaaaaaaaaaacaacaaaaaacaaaaaacaaaaaaacgttcGCACCACAATATTTAACACTGACAAATCGCCATTTTTTTCCAAAGCTAATTTTTGACAACATAAAGGGTAGTTTTGGTTGTTTAAACATAGTTTTTGGGTTAAACCTCACACCGACACGATTATAGGCCAtttggcgacttcccagctttgatggtggagggagaccccaCAGAAAAATCTCTTTCCATCTACTTCTAGATTTTCTAATAGTGTGCTAAATGTAAAGCAGAAACCCGACTACAATGCATGATAAATATTGAGACTAATCTTATATGTTCATGTTTCCATCCGTGTACATGCACTCAAAAGTTCATACACTTGCAATTTATATTATATAACTGAACTCCCAGATTTCATAGAACGCAACAGTGTATCCGTGGCGGATACTTTTGGTCAGATCTACGACAGTATATCGTGTTGTCATATTTGCTGTAACTTTTTAATACTAAGTTGCTCTACGTTTACAGCAACATGATGGTAATAATAAAAGCTATAacaaaatcctttggaagcatagaacgcaaccaagcttaataatagcagactctcgGCCTCGGTTTGACCGAATCTGTTCATGAGGAGTAATGGATGGAAGgcgcaacacccctcacgccccctaaaatatcaaaatttcaatgaaattgaaatatttcctcTTATGTTTCATTAATTTACGACCTCTTTTTTCGAACTTGGAAGTTCTATTTGTTCCAAGTTTATTGGCATTTAAGTTCTCAGCcactttgaaaagttttttttccaaaagaatATGCATGTATATGTGTTGAATCGCACGTTCGAGTTCCAAGACAACCGTTTTATCAGATTTTGATCACATTTTGACAGGCATTACCAGTATATTTCTATAGTGTGATGATGCTCAAGTAGACTGGAGTTgagttaaaatattaatttctttcattactAGCTTGCCTACATCTGTATAGGGACTCCTTGTTCAGTTGTACTAGCTTGCCTACATCTGTATAGGGACTCCTTGTTCAGTTGTACTAGCTTGCCTACATCTGTATAGGGACTCCTTGTTCTGTTGTACTAGCTTGCCTACATCTGTATAGGGACTCCTTGTTCTGTTGTACTAGCTTGCCTACATCTGTATAGGGACTCCTTGTTCAGTTGCGTTTAGTCAGCTTTGCATGCTATAAGAGAATACTTAAGTAAGCCAAATTTCCCCTAATTTTACAtgcaattataaatatatatgttaagttgtaaatatatatggaaATTAAGTTTCCAATTCTAGAAGCTTtgaaatttagaattaaaaatcttaataaaagtaaaaaaaaaaatgaattatagcAATTTAGAAAAATCTCCCAGGTCCACTATGGTGTATTTTATATGATGGTACGATATACATTCTTATACACCGGACCTTTTAAACGCGACAGGAAAAACAATGGAAATTTTTACAACAGTTTAGTATCAAGATTCCCATTCGGGAAGTAGGATAACCCATAGATTGTTTCCGAAACGGAAAATTCCCCTCTGGCAACatcttaataaattttgtaaatacttGTTAGACGAGAATTCCTTAATTTCTGTGACTTAAAACAGAATGACATTTGTTCAAAccttactgttttatttttattatcgcATTCATGTTTGTAAATTGTGTTCATATGCTCAATCTGCATGCACGTGTATGCATTACACTTgaactagactagctcctaggctatgatatatcttttacatttttatgattgaatatagtgaactgagccagtctatatcccatgtccaatatcatataattttaacatcattcctctgtgaaaatctctaaaaataactggcttttgtctctatgaaattgaattcaacaaaaaaggtgaaaaatgtagaaatatatttattatcagtctagtggctagtctacacTTGGACCGCTGTATAAGTGGCTGCCTACATTAAATGTGATTTTTCCTGTTACACTTTTTTCTACAAACTTTtcaatacaaacttcaagtaatTTCAGTATATGAGTTGCATACAATTTATCAGTAGAAGAAAAACATTTCTTGATAAAAAATTGAGATAAACTTCCTTTCATGATTATACTAGAAAGAAAAAGTagtatttaaatgtttacataCCGTTCCTTCCGTTTTCTTCTTGAATTTCCTAATATTCTAGTATCTATTTTCTTCGTCCACAGTtcaacaaaatgttattttacaagaaaatcttTGCTTATAAAGGTAATTTTAATTATTGTGTCTGCTCTTGCACACAATCATTGGTCGACGTGGTAAACTGGCTTGATTCACGCAGAGTAATTTATTAAATTCTTTGGTATTAGAGTACTAATTCAGCTCATACCGTTTTGTTATTTTAGTATGGTTTCAAGCATCTTTTGGGGGCACGAACTTTCAAAATAAGAAGAAGTCATCTCAAGTGCAATTTTCCGTTTCTTGCCTTGTTTGATACATTTCTTAATATTTCACTTTAGTTtaacttatattattttttttgtagcaAAATATATCCCTTTTTATTTCCGTTTAGGGAATGTTTTATTTAAACCGAATCGTATTTTGGAATCAGGAGACGTGATCGGAATTCTGTCTTCTTAATTCTTTTCGACCGGCTCTCCTTAGCACTAAAGGCACCTATGTCACAAAAGTTCATGTTTCCTGCCAGCAGAGCTGATAATACCACTACTTTTTTTCTAGAATGTGGAACAACCCTCTAAGGCGCACCGTTGGGTGCACATAGAAAGAGGCCCCAGGTTATCGTTTTCTTATCGTTTTTTGTCTCACACTCACCTTGTATCATACACTTCCTGCACGATATGCTCCAGAGTGAGATTGTGTACAGTAGTAGAAGATGGAGAAGAAAAATAACGCAACGATGTCGTTGAGCAATGAAAGCTCCGAACCAGAACAAAAGAAATTATGAACATGTTATTAGTGCAGGTTTTGAAACAGTTACAAAAGATACCCTGCAGAAGTTTCACAGGACTGGTCAATTGTATATGAGATGGTTAATTACCTACGTGTATGCGCTGTATGTCTTACAGTGTACATCTAACTTGAGTGATAAAAACGTCATACACAGTTAGCATGCCCGAACTCGTATGATTAAAAATGTCGCGCATTTAAGATCACATTCTGAGATAATTCAAGGAATCTATCGATATCACGCTCCCTACATATTCCATTTTACGTATATAACACATAAGCTGTTATTTTAATTTAGAACACTATGTCAAGTATTAATGATTCAGATTAGCACTTACTTGGAGATAATTGCACATGTATATTGTGTACATCATTTCTATAATTTCTTACATGAAACCGAAGTATTAATTGCTAATCATTGCCTTCAAATAACAATATGAATGCTCCATCAGCAAAGCATTTATTTCGAAACATACGTTTTGTTTTTGCCAGATCAACATAAAAATTACCTCGTAGTTTTACCTTTTACAGGAAAAAAGGACGGCATGAACAACATCTAAAATTACGCATGTAGTGCAGATTCCTAAAATTCAGCATCAATATTTACAACACTATTAAGCACATATGTGAAAATACAATTCTAAATCTCTCATGTCACTTTCATACTGAATAAATATAAATCCATTTCACAGCGTTGCGTTTTGTTTCTAACGAAAATTATGGAGCAAGAATGAATGAAGTCCATCGGACAGCATTTCACCAGAACTTTCTGTTATAGCTACAAAACATGTTCAATTTTCCCGTATTTATTTAGAAACTTTATatgaataaattacaaaattgttGCTGTTTTTCATATTGGCTGATCGAACTATCTTAACTTAATAGAAAATAgccatttcattccattttattttgtgtttcttagCAACGTAATACAGCTTTAGATATCAGGTTATGATTTTCCATTGTTatgtaacaattttaaaattatcgTGCTAGATAAAGTTTTATACAGTTTTCACTTAAAATGATATTAGAATGCAAACTTGCACCACTGTATCAGTTTCCTACGCACTGTATAGTGCGTTTGATTTTATGTTTCTGTTTGGTCCTTTTTCTATTGCTTTTAAAAAAGATGAAGTACCAGGTAGATATATTTGAAGTTGTTAGTCTGTTATAGCTGTCGAAACGTAGAACTGTCGCTATGGGACTGGCACGGGACCACTTTTATGAAGTTGAGttttaaaacaaatctgaaaatgcCATATTGCCAATGGTCAATTTAGATACTATGCTCAGATGTTGTtaccaaatatttaaatacttttgttttgATACTAGTCTCCAAACAAGGCTTTCGAATATTTGGTTCAATACCTGCTTTGGCAGTTTTTAAGAATATCTGAGATATCCTTTGGAAGCTCCGCTCCTATGATACTCGGAAATCTTCATTTGTTTCTATATGTTGGTTCCCTTTCTTTCGTGGCATGCAACTTGTAACATATAATGTATATCTTGGACTGCAGCTAGTTGAAATATAAGCGATACTGCTGCGCAGTGCAGTTACTACCTTGTTTGGCTAtagtcaaatattttcttttactggATGCGGAAAATGACTGAATACCGTGTTCATTGTTTTACTTTAACAGGAAAATTTGgaaatgtttatatgtatatccAAGGAGTATTGCACATAAGTAATTTCTCCATTATGGTATTCAtggttttgttattttaaaatatctaaagtgAAAAACTACTATGGAAAAAGCAGTTAGTGTGTGAATCATCAgttgtttaatttgttgatcaaaaataataaaggttaaccacctttaaaatagGAAGAATACATACCATTGATATATTCCACAATTGAATAATAGCTGACATGATTCATGGCCCAATCCCAAGtttctttttagtttttgaaCAGTTCTAAATGTGtccattttaaaaacgttttttttcccAATACTAATTGCTAATAAAAAAgatttattacatatttcagtTGATTCTGCTTCAATAAATATTACAAGGAAGTTACCTGAAACCTGGAACATTCGATCTGTTCTGTAATCAGTTTAAATCATACTGTGTATACAATGATCACAGAGGAATTAGAGTGACGGAACAAAATACTGTAATGGATGAAGTGTATAGCACAGAAGGTAAGCAATTATCAATTTACATTTCGTCATGATACAAAATAATACGCTTTGTTCTTAATCTGATGCATTTCagtaatattgttttatattgccCGAGTTTGTAGGATGAGATATATATAACTCTTAGAAaattaaaacatagattttatatGATGCTAAAAGTTGCATAATccaaataatatcaaataaacaaaaactaaattttcCACTAATGATACATTTGAGGTACTTTGAGTGTTAAAATGTTATCACGTGACATtcgtataaaaatgaataaatgatttgCTAGTTTGTGGTAGTCATGTCAATAAAAATATTAgacaatgctcaggtgagttattgtgatcactcgatgtccggcgtccgtcgtctgtcgtctagAGTCTGTcttctgtcgtccgtctgtcaacattatggattgtgtatgcgacagagccagtatttttcaactgatcttcatgagatttttatcagaatgtttaccttgataaaatgtaggccaagttcgaaaatggtttatccggaatcaaaaactaggtcactaggtcaaatcaaagaaaaaccttgtgtatgtgttagagactgtttttttccaattgatctccatgaattttggtcagaatgattaccttgatgaaatctaggccaagtttgaaaatgagttatctggggtcaaaatctaggtcactaggaaaaatcaaagtaaaaccttgtgtatgcgatagaggctgtatttttcaattgattttcatgaatttttggtcaaaatgattgtcttgatacaatctaggccaagtttgaatatgggtcatcttggatctaaaactaggtcactaggttaaatcaaacaaaaaccttgtgtatgcaatagggactgcattttacactggatatttgtgaaatttggttagaatgatagccttgatgaaatgaaggtcaagttttaataagggtcatctgtggtcaaacactaggtcgctaggacaaatcaaagaaaaacgttttgtatgcgatagaggctgtatttttcagttgaggttcatgaaatttgatttggtcagaatgattgccttgatcaaatctaggtcatgttcgaatgtaggtcatcttggctcaaaaactaggtcactgggtcaaattgaagaaaatacttgtttacacttaagagaccaaatttttggtccaatctaatgaaaattggtcataatatttgtttccatgaaatcactagatcaaacatgtttacactgttatggtgtgtttctcaggtggaaaataaaataaatttaaagtgaaATGTATCACCACAGTAGCTATAACGGCTGCATCCCAAATCGAAGTATTTAGTCGGCAAAGGAAAGGTTTAATTGGGACATTACCATTGATATTACAGATATCTGGCAGATACGTATATCTCTGAGTCACCTTTGTGGCGTTTTTGTTTCTTCAAAAACGACTATTTGTAATATCCGTTATACAGCATAAGCAAAAGCGGTCAATTTTGTAATATTGGGAGTGTTTGGGACTGACGATGTTGTTGTTGGGACTGTGACTGTGATCATTGTCAGAGTTTCTTGTTCATACCTTTTATCATAATAGCATAGTTGATGTCTCAGTCGAATGCATGTTTCATCAATTTTCTACATTGTAGGCCAAGCAATAAAATATGCTGTAAGATTGGAAGCAATAGTTTAAATTCTCAAAGCTGATCGTTAAGAAAGATACGACACTTAGTCATTtccttatttataaatatttacacatCGTGGATCTTGAAATCATAAACATTGAAATGTCCAAACCATGATTTTCATGGGGTGATAGATGTAGACAAAACttagaaatatcaaatacaatccatTTTAAACTCTTAGGCAGGTGTCATCTAAACGCACTTTACAGGTGTTAACAAAAGACACAAAAAGGTATTACAAATAAAACCAAGATTCTTTCATCTTTAACCTCTTTTTTGTCAGTCATACGTTCAAGAATCTGTAAATGCAACTCTCCCTAGATTTGTTTACCAATGTTAGACGAACACATTTGTACACTCTCTCCCTGCTATAATCAAAATCTTTGGCGACTCAGCTCAGGACTTTTCTGTTTATTCTGCCTTAACCGAACGAAGGCATGGACTACGTTCTGACACTGCATAAACTGCACGATTTCCATGGTTAGATGCACGCAGCTATTACAATTATTTACGTACATCTAAAGGCTCTTCGAACAATAGTAGATCATAAACAGATAATGCGAAATGTAAGTTGCAATTGAGACCTGTTGGAAATAAAACTAATTATACCTCAAATGTTCGATGATTATATGCTAATATATCTACAGCCAATTCTTAAATGTCAGCCTGTATTTTCAGAGGAGACTGAATCCGATGATGAGGACGAAACATATAGCAAATATGTCAAATCTGTTGTGACGGCTGAGAAAACTTCACATACTCAAACTTCTTTTAAAGGAGATCACACAGAGTCATCGACAGAGTACCACTCCGCAAGCGTTGCCTTTTATGCCAGggatgcaaaaacaaaaaaagtgtaTGGCATAACAAATCGTCATATTACCCTTCAAACAGacaaaattgatattaaattgtcaaataaaaacaagtttatCCAGTTTGGGACATCAGTTAAATCTTTGGATGATAAACTTTAGATATAGGATTGATAGAGATTGATTCCTCTGTAAAAGATCAGTTAAGCAATAAAGAAAACGTAGATCAGCGTGTTTGTATCCATTCTGGTCCATTTGAAAGCATTTTTACTAGggaaatatttaaatacagaCCTAGCGATAAACTTTATGAAGTGTGCAAATGCGGTAAACCCAATTATGGAATTTTTGTTTCTGGGTCGGAACATGAAGAGTCAAAACCAGAAAATGGACAATTTCTCGTTAAAAGTGAGAATGGTGTATTCGCCGTAAAAGGTGAAAGTGGTACCGCCGTAGCGTTCAAAAGAAAAGAAGACAATGTAATAGTGTTAGTTGGAATTATTTGCGGTGGATCAGGCGACAATACTGTCTGTCTATTTATTCCagctgtttttcatttttataagaaCAGGTACGACATGATTCTAGAGTTGTATGATGAGTTTCATGGAGGTAGATatgatgataaaacaaaatcaagatCAACTATAGCTGTTTCTAAAGCGGTCTATAAAGCTACGGCTGCCAAATGTATACCTTTTggggtaaaaatatatttcattttgttaacgCCGGAGCAAATTTCTCCATTTAGTTTCGATCTGGTGGATCGTGCTTTATATTTGATATGCTTGACCTataaaactgtaaatgttaaaaattacGAGCGCTTGATAGAAAGAGAACATGATTTATCCCTATTGGTCAGTCAAAGGTTGATTTTGTATGATAACGCCATCTTCAAAAATGACAGACCTGATTATGTTGCAGTAGAAAATGGCATGTTAGCATGCGATTATTTGTATGTGGGTAAGGCGACAGCAGCAGAAAACTGTCTAAAGACAGCAATTTTGTGCGTCTTAAAGTCAGATGATTTAGGACTTAGGTTGTTATGTAAGCTCATTACATATATCACGTGGTATTGTCTTGTCAAAAATAATAATACTTCTTTAGACAATTTGAAAGTTTTGCTTGAAAATGGCTTGGAAAGTTTTGAATGCGACTTCAGGAGCTTAAGAGGGTTTCCTTTGGAATCATTAGGATACCTGTATTATGTTTATTCTAGATATTACATGACAATGTGGGATAAAATGCGCGGGGGAGGTCATGACCATAGAAACTACACAACTGAGAGAAGCTATAGATTTAAAGCAGTTGAAAAAGCAAAACAATCTGTGAAGATTTTTCAGGAAGACCATAAGGAGAAGAAAAGTGCTGAAACACTGAGAAGGCTAATACTTGCAAAATGTCAGCAAGCTTATGCCCTACTTGGCTGTGGTCATGATTTTAATACGAGCGAAGAAGTATCAATGGGAGAAATAACAGAAGCTGAAAATATGATCAGTAGTATGAAGTCAGATATGAGTGAAATGCCTTTAGTGCAAAATGTGAATTATTTGATTGCATTATGTGATGTACAATACAGAAAGGGAAATACCTCAAAAGCTTTAAAAACGGCCcgaaaatgtttggaaaaatctagAATCAAGTCGTATTATGTAGTACTTTGTAGAGCTAAATTCAGAGTTGAAAAACTGTctaaattatgataaaatgtcaaaaacaaaCAGTAAATTCTCTTTTGTGTTTATTGCTTGTTTTCCTTTGCCTCCTTAATCACGAATAGAAAAGGGTCACTCCTCTTGCGCTGATTAACTAATATCTGTCGTGTTGCTTGAGAAAAAACTGACGTTGGACAAAACACTTGCAAAATATCACATTAAAAGTACCCTGAGTGCAATCAGAAGTTCCATGTGTACGGTTGTTGTAATTCATATCAATACGTTGTGCCTTTTTAATGCCATATGAAAACTAAATAGTACACAGACTTTCCACACGGGTATCTGCTTTCCACAGAACAATTGTTTCATAGAAATGAAGGAATTATCTTGCAAGACAATTACCCTTAAAACGGGGCACAACACTTTCAGAAGGACTGGGGCTGGAAGAACAAAATACTGGGTTTGCCAAGCTTTGGTGATGACTGGAACCATACTGAAAACAATTTTGAACCCAAACAAAGAAAAGGTTTGACCATTATTATCTCATTGAAAACAGAGGTAGTATAATATTGGGGCAGTATTTTTCATGATTTGCTGTTatctttgatatttattatgcCCCGCCGACATAAAACCAAAAATACAAGAGATGATAATCCAATATATTGACACTTATTTTATTTCGAAGAATTAGTATTGTAATTGCTTGTAAAAATTGAAGCAATGAACTACAGttcctttttgtttcattttgaaggAGTCATGAAATAATGGGGGCAAATTTGTTTTCTTAGTGggatttgaaaaacagaaaatgatatgatttagtGGCAATTTTGGAGGTTGAAATTTATTCTggatatttgaaaaaattacagtCACAAACTGACAAGTTTGATTTGACAATATCTTGTTGTgatgtatgttttaaagaaaactgaatattttcacGCTAACTACGCGACAGCTTATACACTCTGGACAGACTTTACATACAGTTTTGTGCAAAACTCTACGAATTTCAGATTCTAACTTCTGGCAActaagaataaaagtaatacttaaGTTTAATATAAGGCCTAaacaaattctttgtttccagtaacatgctcaaaaacatTAGGGTAGGTATGTCAAAACCTTTTTtctaattcttttttatttattaagtgagacttttcagaaattatttttgtgt
The sequence above is a segment of the Mercenaria mercenaria strain notata chromosome 3, MADL_Memer_1, whole genome shotgun sequence genome. Coding sequences within it:
- the LOC128555552 gene encoding uncharacterized protein LOC128555552, which codes for MILELYDEFHGGRYDDKTKSRSTIAVSKAVYKATAAKCIPFGVKIYFILLTPEQISPFSFDLVDRALYLICLTYKTVNVKNYERLIEREHDLSLLVSQRLILYDNAIFKNDRPDYVAVENGMLACDYLYVGKATAAENCLKTAILCVLKSDDLGLRLLCKLITYITWYCLVKNNNTSLDNLKVLLENGLESFECDFRSLRGFPLESLGYLYYVYSRYYMTMWDKMRGGGHDHRNYTTERSYRFKAVEKAKQSVKIFQEDHKEKKSAETLRRLILAKCQQAYALLGCGHDFNTSEEVSMGEITEAENMISSMKSDMSEMPLVQNVNYLIALCDVQYRKGNTSKALKTARKCLEKSRIKSYYVVLCRAKFRVEKLSKL